A portion of the Vreelandella subglaciescola genome contains these proteins:
- the dsrO gene encoding sulfate reduction electron transfer complex DsrMKJOP subunit DsrO, which translates to MDPIRRSLLGQLARLSAGAAMVPLSSVASAGINDQPPRREGDPSKRYGMLIDLRQCIGCQACTVSCHIENDAPLGNFRTIVSQLEVEQEGTGEVATFMLPRLCNHCDNPPCVPVCPVQATYQRQDGIVVVDSDRCVGCAYCVNACPYDARFINEKTQTADKCTFCAHRLEAGLLPACVESCVGGARIIGDMRDPESEISRLMDKHRDELMVLQPEKGTLPQVFYLGMDERFTQRPDAEPGIWNVINEAGKELGYEFGH; encoded by the coding sequence ATGGACCCCATACGCCGTTCACTTCTCGGCCAGCTGGCGCGCCTGAGCGCCGGCGCGGCGATGGTTCCCTTGTCCAGCGTGGCCAGCGCCGGCATCAACGACCAGCCCCCACGCCGCGAAGGCGATCCCAGCAAGCGCTACGGCATGCTGATCGACCTGCGCCAGTGCATCGGCTGCCAGGCCTGCACCGTTTCCTGTCATATCGAAAACGACGCCCCGCTGGGCAACTTTCGCACCATTGTCTCGCAGCTTGAAGTCGAGCAGGAAGGCACCGGCGAGGTCGCCACTTTCATGCTGCCGAGGCTTTGCAACCACTGCGACAACCCGCCCTGCGTGCCGGTATGCCCCGTTCAGGCCACCTATCAGCGTCAGGATGGCATCGTGGTGGTTGACAGCGACCGCTGCGTGGGCTGTGCCTACTGCGTTAACGCCTGCCCCTACGACGCGCGCTTTATCAACGAAAAGACCCAGACCGCGGACAAATGCACCTTCTGCGCCCACCGTCTGGAAGCCGGGCTGCTGCCGGCGTGCGTGGAGTCCTGCGTGGGCGGCGCACGCATCATCGGTGACATGCGCGACCCCGAAAGCGAAATCAGCCGCCTGATGGACAAGCACCGCGACGAGCTGATGGTGCTGCAGCCCGAAAAAGGCACTCTGCCCCAAGTGTTTTATCTGGGGATGGACGAGCGCTTTACCCAGCGCCCCGACGCCGAACCCGGCATCTGGAACGTCATCAACGAAGCGGGCAAGGAGTTGGGCTATGAGTTTGGTCACTGA